In the Pirellulales bacterium genome, one interval contains:
- a CDS encoding DUF1559 domain-containing protein — protein sequence MSAHNRHRLAFTIVELLVVIAIMGIMVALLLPAVQAAREAARRIQCTNNVKQISVAIHSFISTNQGLPPGLPDCSPVASQWISGGAQMADYTATCQGPNWASNILDFLGEGALQDLISNCVLTNKHACDDCEHADAGAPIRRTPSEYVCPSAQNMSILFGSQDPAVDGLGGTVGGSGSVAGLENLAKGNYAANFGQDSYVNSAVPSMAGMPGVTYDKQNAGLFEVANIALSPAAASSAEKGNFKMARQSGVKPQEVTDGLSTTLMISEVQIWDSYRDVRGVWSCAAPGASAFLTKTGPNSAMPDTTIGCDPAISAGDPLRCIENQTNGQVWAAARSGHPGGVVATMGDGSARFFVDGIDLRIWQSLSTRSGSEAVVAP from the coding sequence ATGTCCGCGCACAATCGTCATCGTCTTGCCTTTACCATCGTCGAATTATTGGTGGTGATTGCCATCATGGGCATCATGGTGGCACTGCTCTTGCCCGCGGTGCAGGCGGCGCGCGAAGCAGCGCGCCGCATCCAATGCACCAACAACGTCAAGCAAATCAGCGTGGCCATTCATAGCTTTATTTCCACCAACCAGGGACTTCCACCTGGGCTGCCGGACTGCTCGCCCGTGGCGTCTCAATGGATTAGCGGCGGTGCCCAGATGGCCGATTACACGGCCACCTGCCAGGGGCCGAATTGGGCGTCGAACATTCTCGATTTCCTGGGCGAGGGGGCACTGCAAGATCTGATCTCGAACTGCGTGCTGACAAACAAGCACGCTTGCGATGACTGCGAGCACGCCGATGCCGGGGCGCCGATCCGCAGGACGCCCAGCGAATACGTTTGCCCGAGTGCTCAAAACATGTCGATCTTGTTCGGCAGCCAGGATCCCGCGGTCGACGGCCTGGGAGGGACCGTCGGCGGTAGTGGGTCGGTCGCCGGCTTAGAGAATCTGGCGAAAGGGAATTACGCCGCCAATTTTGGTCAGGATTCGTACGTCAATTCGGCCGTGCCATCAATGGCGGGAATGCCAGGCGTGACCTATGACAAACAGAATGCGGGCCTGTTCGAGGTGGCCAACATTGCCTTGTCTCCGGCGGCGGCCAGCTCGGCCGAAAAAGGAAATTTCAAAATGGCCCGGCAGTCAGGCGTCAAACCGCAAGAAGTCACCGACGGTCTGTCGACGACGCTTATGATCTCGGAAGTGCAGATTTGGGATTCTTATCGAGATGTCCGCGGCGTCTGGTCCTGCGCGGCGCCTGGCGCCTCGGCTTTTCTGACAAAAACCGGTCCCAATTCGGCCATGCCCGACACGACGATCGGCTGTGATCCCGCGATTTCCGCCGGTGATCCGCTGCGGTGCATCGAAAACCAAACTAACGGGCAGGTTTGGGCGGCCGCCCGCAGCGGTCACCCAGGCGGTGTCGTCGCGACAATGGGGGACGGCTCGGCCCGATTCTTCGTCGACGGGATCGACCTTCGAATTTGGCAATCGCTATCAACACGCTCCGGCAGCGAAGCGGTAGTTGCT